A stretch of DNA from Bacteroidota bacterium:
TTAATATGCACTATGGTCATACCTATGCTTAAATATTCCATTCTGGTGTACCACCGCGATTATGAGCAGTTCCTTATCGACCTGCAGGGTCTGGGAGTTGTGGACATCATTGGGAGGGATGTTCAACCGGATGAGGAAACCGTTCAGAAGATGCATCTTATCAGGCAGATACGGCAAAGGATAACTTTTCTTAAAAGAAGAAAAGTTGAGCCTGTAGCTGCTGCAGGTGAAAATCCGGAGGCATTGGACATTCTGAATACGATCAATCAGCTTGAAAGCGAAAAAGATCAGGTTCAGACGCAGCTCAATTCCCTCCAGAAGGAAATTAACAACCTGTTGCCATGGGATGATTTTTCACCGGGATCTGTTGCCAGGTTGAAGGATGCCGGCATCACAGTGAGGCTTTATTCATGTTCGGTAAAGAAATTCCGGCCAGAATGGAGTGTGGCCTATACGGTAGAAGTCATCAACACCTTGCAGTCAACAATTTATTTTGTTGTTTTCCAGGAAAGTGATCAGGTCATTACTATTGATGCTGAAGAGATCAAAATGCCCAGCCGGTCGCTTTCGGAGATGAACGCACTCAAGGACAATCTTGTGGGACGGCTGCAGGACATTAATAGGATATTTGATGGATTTGCAGCGAAGCACATAGGTGTTTTAGAAGCTGCACTGGCATCATTGGAGAGTCAGACCGACTTCAGTCATGCTGTCCTCTCTGCCAGGAAAGAGGCTGATGATAAGCTGATGATCCTGCAGGGCTGGGTGCCGGTTACCCGAAAGAAAGACCTGCTGCAATTTCTTGATAGCACTTTCACTTTCTATTTGTCTTCCAAACCTGGACCGGAGGATAAAGTTCCTGTACTTCTGAGAAATAGTAGCTTCGCAAAGCTTTTTGAACCTATTGGCAAACTTTTTTCATTGCCTGCATACAATGAAATAGATCTCACGCCTTTCTTCGCGCCTTTTTTTATGATGTTTTTCGGTTTCTGTATGGCTGATGCAGGCTATGGCCTGGTGATTTTTCTCGGATCTACTGTCCTGAAACTTACACAA
This window harbors:
- a CDS encoding V-type ATP synthase subunit I; translation: MVIPMLKYSILVYHRDYEQFLIDLQGLGVVDIIGRDVQPDEETVQKMHLIRQIRQRITFLKRRKVEPVAAAGENPEALDILNTINQLESEKDQVQTQLNSLQKEINNLLPWDDFSPGSVARLKDAGITVRLYSCSVKKFRPEWSVAYTVEVINTLQSTIYFVVFQESDQVITIDAEEIKMPSRSLSEMNALKDNLVGRLQDINRIFDGFAAKHIGVLEAALASLESQTDFSHAVLSARKEADDKLMILQGWVPVTRKKDLLQFLDSTFTFYLSSKPGPEDKVPVLLRNSSFAKLFEPIGKLFSLPAYNEIDLTPFFAPFFMMFFGFCMADAGYGLVIFLGSTVLKLTQDRKNHALFSIVQLFGLSTMFFGLLFGTFFGVSLLEIESLGEVRKYILNNKQIFTLSIMVGLFQILFGTGIRAVNMMKQSGFVYGLTSIGWILLILGLMDLLFLKAGGIISQIVIYSGIFLIVFFSNPKAGIFGRIGRGLWDLYGVTGIFGDALSYVRLFALGASSSILGFVINDIAFKIKDVHPVFGWIICIIFLVLGHTLNMAISALGSFVHPMRLTFVEFYRNAGFAGGGKSYKPFSTKH